A genomic segment from Bradyrhizobium sp. CB1015 encodes:
- a CDS encoding cysteine hydrolase family protein, translating to MLNSAKPTKGVVSAEPEPITLDWPATALLIIDMQRDFMEPGGFGETLGNDVSQLARAVKPIGAVLTAARDTGMLVIHTREGHLPDLSDAPPAKIKRGAPSLRIGDPGPMGRILIRGEAGHDIIPELYPLDSEIVIDKPGKGAFYATELGDVLEKYGIENLLVCGVTTEVCVNTTVREANDRGYRCVVIADGCASYFPEFHEMGLKMIKAQGGIFGWVADSAAVLEAMKVSTT from the coding sequence ATGTTGAACTCAGCCAAACCCACCAAGGGCGTCGTCAGCGCCGAGCCCGAGCCGATCACGCTCGACTGGCCCGCCACCGCGCTTCTCATCATCGACATGCAGCGGGATTTCATGGAGCCCGGAGGTTTTGGCGAGACGCTGGGCAACGACGTCAGCCAGCTCGCGCGCGCGGTGAAGCCGATCGGTGCGGTGCTGACGGCGGCACGCGACACCGGCATGCTGGTCATTCACACGCGCGAGGGGCATCTGCCCGATCTCTCCGACGCGCCGCCGGCGAAGATCAAGCGCGGCGCGCCGAGCCTTCGCATCGGCGATCCCGGTCCGATGGGGCGCATCCTCATTCGCGGCGAGGCCGGCCACGACATCATTCCCGAGCTCTATCCGCTCGACAGCGAAATCGTGATCGACAAGCCCGGCAAGGGGGCGTTCTACGCGACCGAGCTCGGCGACGTCCTTGAGAAATACGGCATCGAGAATTTGCTCGTGTGCGGCGTCACCACGGAGGTGTGCGTCAACACCACGGTGCGCGAGGCCAATGACCGCGGCTATCGCTGCGTTGTCATCGCCGACGGCTGCGCGTCCTACTTCCCCGAGTTTCACGAGATGGGCCTGAAGATGATCAAGGCCCAGGGCGGCATCTTCGGCTGGGTCGCGGATTCAGCCGCAGTTCTGGAGGCAATGAAGGTTTCGACCACATAG